Proteins encoded together in one Rhizobium bangladeshense window:
- a CDS encoding DUF4082 domain-containing protein, translating into MYRNARRWTSRSLLLDSLMPRWLSVGGKGKPRKPAERRKDSAQLAASAQSAEANKHGNLVANPDHDAALGEHDAGQRAGVIGGADAPADIDRAAPSLPYAFKTIGEKGVRGGDVAASVLSAHMPDFARFQGRADGVAFGAESSLQRTYPGMSAIGDDPLAPYLPQSPAPTASGQDSAAAIGALAHSGKVVILESTPSTQATAHEAGASSLAFGMPFGVCGCGYFTSPVRMLDWAHGGAMLQPDGQLPGTRLTEGPDFVSTIKRAIGASISDPLLDRDLSPLSGWRGTASWRESTVLTGSLPGGGETGTGSAKSKGIGILSGSVTMPPSPQQRSLTTQNLAAAAAANNIIVLENQKQGNPESEWGIDGAGSSNIEGFATDISVDNGKTISFKINTNSTNYRIDIYRLGYYGGMGARKVHTIQHTGLQTQPTPLRNASTGTVDAGNWAVSASWTVPEDAVSGVYIAKLVRQDGTSGQNHIPFIVRDDDSRSDIVFQTADQTWQAYNGWGGANFYGGNGPATGQGAGRAYAVSYNRPIATRGGVGTVAGPQDYLFGAEYAGIYWLEQNGYDVSYLSGVDVDRYGSLLLNHKAYIDAGHDEYWSGQQRANVEAARDAGVNLQFWSGNEVYWRTRWGNAYSADATPYRTLISYKETWSPGASIDPSNEWTGTFRDPRLSPPAVGGGNPENSLTGQLFQVDDVGSNLQAITIPYDDANLRFWRNTSVANLQPGQTATLTKNYLGYEWDEAPDNGFDPAGLVKLSSTTVPVSTYLLDYGNTTGNGVSTHNLTLYRAPSGALVFGAGTVYWTWGLSDNHDLTATPTDPRVQQAMVNLLADMGIQPGTLQSGLVAATASSDQVAPTSVITVPATATVGSTVTITGTAADTGGGVVAGVEVSTDNGASWHPATGDENWTYRWSPQAVGSYTILSRAVDDSINLEAPSAGRTVTVSGPSYTSLFGAATPAVVNTNDTSAVELGVRFQTSVAGTVSGIRFYKGSQDTGTHTGSLWSSTGTRIATLTFANETASGWQTAYFSSPVALTPGQTYTASYHTNVGRYSTTTNYFVSNVTSGPLTAPASGNGVYRYGNNSLYPTASFSATNYWVDVMFNPSSSNTTPTAVADAGDATEKGGVANGSGGVLASGNVLTNDTDPDAGDTKTVTAVRFGTTSGTLGAALNGTYGSLVLNASGAYSYAVNESNAAVQALRQSTNTLSDVFSYTMRDTAGATATANLTITIHGANDAPVLAVQTAGQNATVGSAFSFTLPTTTFSDVDSGDTLTYAATAADGTALPSWLTFNASTRTFSGTPTATGTYGVRVTATDLGGLAANETFNIAVSTSGNTAPTAVADAGDATEKGGVANGSGGVAASGNVLTNDTDPDAGDTKTVTAVSFGATSGTLGAALSGAYGSLVLNASGAYSYAVNESNAAVQALRQSTNTLSDVFSYTMRDAAGAIATANLTITIHGANDAPVLAVQTATQNATVGSAFSFTLPTTTFTDVDSGDTLAYAATAADGTALPSWLSFNASTRTFSGTPTAAGTYGVRVTATDLGGLAANETFNITATVAPATYSLFNASSTPAQTNLNDGQQLELGVKFQSNVAGDVTAIKFYRSANDNGQNVVDLWTSTGTRLATATFSNTTASGWQTVNFATPVTIAANTTYVASYHTTGAYVATNNFYTAAVTNGPLTAPSSAAAGGNGVYRYGGSATTGIFPNATYNAANYFADVVFRPSSPNTTPTAVADAGDATEKGGVANGSGGVVASGNVLTNDTDPDAGDTKTVTAVRFGTTSGTLGAALNGTYGSLVLNASGAYSYAVNESNAAVQALRQSTNTLSDVFSYTMRDTSGATATANLTITIHGANDAPVLAVQTAGQNATVGSAFSFTLPTTTFSDVDSGDTLTYAATAADGTALPSWLTFNASTRTFSGTPTATGTYGVRVTATDLGGLAANETFNIAVSTSGNTAPTAVADAGDATEKGGVANGSGGVAASGNVLTNDTDPDAGDTKTVTAVSFGATSGTLGAALSGAYGSLVLNASGAYSYAVNESNAAVQALRQSTNTLSDVFSYTMRDAAGAIATANLTITIHGANDAPVLAVQTATQNATVGSAFSFTLPTTTFTDVDSGDTLAYAATAADGTALPSWLSFNASTRTFSGTPTAAGTYGVRVTATDLGGLAANETFNITATVAPATYSLFNASSTPAQTNLNDGQQLELGVKFQSNVAGDVTAIKFYRSANDNGQNVVDLWTSTGTRLATATFSNTTASGWQTVNFATPVTIAANTTYVASYHTTGAYVATNRFFTNGVSNGPLTAPSSAAAGGNGVYAYGGSATTGLFPTSTYDSANYYADVVFRPQLAS; encoded by the coding sequence ATGTATCGCAACGCTCGCCGGTGGACCTCGCGCTCACTTCTGCTGGATTCGTTGATGCCCCGGTGGTTGAGCGTCGGCGGAAAGGGAAAACCGCGCAAGCCTGCCGAAAGGCGTAAGGATAGTGCTCAACTTGCGGCATCCGCGCAGAGCGCGGAAGCAAACAAGCACGGTAATCTCGTCGCCAATCCCGATCATGATGCGGCGCTCGGCGAGCATGATGCTGGACAGAGAGCGGGGGTGATCGGCGGCGCGGACGCTCCGGCCGACATTGACCGCGCAGCACCGTCCTTGCCCTATGCTTTCAAAACGATTGGCGAAAAGGGAGTTCGAGGCGGTGATGTCGCCGCGTCTGTGCTATCAGCTCATATGCCGGATTTTGCGCGGTTCCAGGGGCGCGCGGATGGAGTTGCTTTCGGGGCTGAGTCGTCCCTTCAGCGCACCTACCCTGGAATGAGCGCCATCGGTGATGATCCGCTGGCTCCCTATCTGCCGCAAAGCCCTGCACCGACAGCCTCCGGGCAAGATTCTGCAGCGGCGATCGGGGCGCTTGCGCACTCGGGCAAGGTCGTCATTCTCGAATCGACACCGTCAACGCAGGCGACTGCGCATGAAGCCGGCGCCAGTTCACTGGCGTTTGGCATGCCCTTTGGTGTCTGCGGATGCGGCTATTTTACCTCGCCCGTGCGGATGCTCGATTGGGCTCACGGCGGCGCCATGCTTCAGCCGGACGGCCAACTGCCGGGAACCAGGCTGACCGAGGGGCCGGACTTTGTATCGACGATCAAGCGTGCCATCGGTGCCTCGATCAGCGACCCGCTTCTCGATCGTGATTTATCCCCTCTCTCGGGCTGGCGCGGAACCGCAAGCTGGCGGGAATCAACGGTCCTCACCGGATCGTTGCCAGGCGGCGGAGAGACCGGAACGGGCTCCGCCAAATCGAAGGGCATCGGCATCCTTTCCGGCTCAGTGACGATGCCGCCTTCCCCACAGCAGCGGTCGCTGACAACGCAAAATCTGGCGGCCGCGGCGGCGGCCAACAACATAATCGTGCTGGAAAACCAGAAGCAGGGCAACCCGGAGAGCGAGTGGGGCATCGACGGTGCTGGCAGCTCCAACATCGAGGGTTTTGCGACCGACATCAGCGTCGATAACGGCAAGACGATCAGCTTCAAGATCAATACGAATTCCACCAATTATCGGATCGATATCTATAGGCTCGGCTATTACGGCGGCATGGGCGCCCGCAAGGTCCACACCATTCAGCACACCGGATTGCAGACGCAGCCCACTCCGCTGCGCAACGCCTCGACCGGCACGGTGGATGCCGGCAATTGGGCAGTCTCGGCGTCGTGGACTGTACCAGAGGACGCGGTCTCAGGCGTCTATATCGCCAAGCTGGTGCGTCAGGATGGCACCTCCGGCCAAAATCATATCCCGTTCATCGTGCGTGACGACGACAGCCGCAGCGACATCGTCTTCCAGACCGCAGATCAGACCTGGCAAGCTTATAACGGCTGGGGTGGCGCAAACTTCTATGGCGGCAACGGACCGGCGACGGGGCAGGGAGCTGGCCGTGCCTATGCAGTCAGCTACAACAGACCGATCGCGACCCGCGGTGGCGTGGGAACCGTTGCTGGCCCGCAGGACTATCTCTTCGGCGCCGAATACGCAGGCATCTATTGGCTGGAGCAGAACGGCTACGATGTCTCGTATCTATCGGGTGTGGACGTCGACCGCTACGGCAGCCTGTTGCTCAATCACAAAGCCTATATCGATGCCGGGCATGACGAATACTGGTCGGGCCAGCAACGCGCCAATGTCGAAGCCGCCCGTGACGCGGGGGTTAACCTGCAGTTCTGGAGCGGCAACGAGGTCTATTGGCGCACCCGCTGGGGCAATGCCTATAGCGCCGATGCCACGCCTTACCGCACGCTGATCTCCTATAAGGAGACCTGGTCGCCGGGCGCCAGCATCGACCCTTCCAACGAATGGACAGGTACTTTCCGTGATCCGCGCCTCAGCCCACCCGCTGTCGGCGGCGGTAATCCGGAAAACTCACTGACTGGGCAGCTGTTCCAGGTTGACGACGTCGGCAGCAATCTCCAGGCGATCACTATTCCCTATGACGATGCCAATTTGCGTTTCTGGCGCAATACGAGCGTCGCCAATCTTCAGCCCGGCCAGACGGCGACGCTCACCAAGAACTATCTTGGTTACGAGTGGGACGAAGCCCCCGACAACGGCTTCGATCCGGCCGGCCTAGTCAAGCTGTCTTCGACGACGGTTCCTGTAAGCACCTACCTGCTCGACTATGGCAACACCACCGGCAATGGCGTCTCGACCCATAATTTGACGCTCTATCGCGCTCCGAGCGGAGCGCTGGTGTTCGGTGCCGGTACCGTCTACTGGACATGGGGCCTGAGCGACAATCACGACCTCACGGCGACTCCGACGGACCCGCGCGTGCAGCAGGCAATGGTCAACTTGCTTGCCGATATGGGCATTCAGCCCGGGACGCTGCAATCCGGGCTGGTCGCCGCGACGGCTTCGTCGGACCAGGTTGCGCCGACCTCCGTCATAACGGTGCCAGCAACGGCGACCGTCGGATCCACCGTTACGATTACAGGCACCGCTGCCGACACGGGCGGCGGGGTGGTCGCCGGCGTCGAGGTTTCCACCGACAATGGCGCAAGCTGGCATCCAGCGACAGGCGATGAGAACTGGACCTATCGCTGGTCGCCGCAGGCCGTCGGTAGCTATACGATCCTGTCCCGTGCCGTAGACGACAGCATCAATCTCGAAGCACCCTCGGCTGGTCGCACGGTTACCGTCAGTGGGCCAAGCTACACGTCTCTCTTCGGCGCGGCGACTCCGGCCGTCGTCAATACAAACGATACGTCAGCCGTCGAACTCGGGGTCCGCTTCCAAACCTCTGTGGCTGGGACTGTCAGCGGCATTCGCTTTTACAAGGGAAGTCAGGACACCGGTACGCATACAGGTTCACTCTGGTCTAGCACCGGCACGCGGATCGCGACTCTCACCTTTGCCAACGAGACCGCCAGCGGCTGGCAGACCGCGTATTTTTCCAGTCCTGTGGCTTTGACGCCCGGACAGACCTACACGGCGTCGTACCACACGAATGTCGGTCGTTACTCGACAACCACCAACTATTTCGTCTCGAACGTAACGAGTGGGCCGCTGACGGCACCGGCGAGCGGTAATGGCGTATATAGATACGGTAACAACAGCCTGTATCCTACTGCCAGCTTCAGCGCGACGAATTACTGGGTCGACGTGATGTTCAATCCCTCGTCCTCGAACACGACGCCGACGGCAGTTGCCGATGCCGGGGATGCGACGGAGAAGGGCGGCGTTGCCAACGGCTCGGGCGGCGTGTTGGCCAGCGGCAACGTCTTGACCAACGACACCGATCCGGATGCCGGCGACACCAAGACGGTGACGGCGGTCCGCTTCGGCACGACATCAGGCACGCTCGGCGCAGCGCTGAACGGCACCTATGGCAGTCTGGTGCTCAATGCATCGGGCGCCTATAGCTATGCCGTCAACGAGTCCAATGCCGCCGTGCAGGCGCTGCGCCAGTCGACCAACACGCTGAGCGACGTCTTCAGCTATACGATGCGCGATACTGCCGGCGCCACCGCCACGGCAAACCTCACCATCACCATCCACGGCGCCAACGACGCGCCGGTGCTCGCCGTCCAGACGGCTGGCCAGAACGCCACCGTCGGCTCCGCCTTCTCCTTCACGCTGCCGACGACCACCTTCAGCGATGTCGACAGCGGCGACACGCTGACCTATGCGGCAACCGCTGCCGATGGCACGGCGCTGCCCTCTTGGCTCACCTTCAATGCCTCGACGCGCACCTTCAGCGGCACGCCGACGGCAACCGGCACCTATGGCGTCCGGGTGACGGCGACCGATCTCGGCGGCCTCGCCGCCAACGAGACCTTCAATATCGCCGTGTCGACATCAGGCAACACGGCGCCGACGGCGGTTGCCGATGCCGGGGATGCGACCGAGAAGGGCGGCGTTGCCAACGGCTCCGGCGGTGTTGCGGCCAGCGGCAACGTCTTGACCAACGACACCGATCCGGATGCCGGCGACACCAAGACGGTGACGGCGGTCAGCTTCGGGGCGACGTCAGGCACGCTCGGCGCAGCGCTCAGCGGCGCCTATGGCAGTCTCGTGCTCAACGCATCAGGCGCCTATAGCTATGCCGTCAACGAGTCCAATGCCGCCGTGCAGGCGCTGCGCCAGTCGACCAACACTCTGAGTGATGTCTTCAGCTACACGATGCGCGACGCTGCCGGCGCCATCGCCACGGCAAACCTCACCATCACCATCCATGGCGCCAATGACGCGCCGGTGCTCGCCGTCCAGACGGCGACCCAGAACGCCACCGTCGGCTCTGCCTTCTCCTTCACGCTGCCGACGACCACCTTCACCGATGTCGACAGCGGCGACACGCTGGCCTATGCGGCAACCGCCGCCGACGGCACGGCGCTGCCCTCTTGGCTGAGCTTCAACGCCTCGACGCGCACCTTCAGCGGCACGCCGACGGCAGCCGGAACCTACGGCGTCAGGGTCACGGCGACCGATCTCGGCGGCCTCGCCGCCAACGAGACCTTCAATATCACTGCGACAGTGGCGCCGGCGACCTACAGCCTGTTCAACGCTTCCAGCACACCGGCCCAGACGAACCTCAACGACGGGCAGCAGCTCGAGCTCGGCGTCAAGTTCCAGTCGAACGTCGCCGGTGATGTCACCGCCATTAAGTTCTACCGCAGCGCCAACGACAACGGTCAAAACGTCGTCGACCTGTGGACTTCCACCGGCACCAGGCTCGCCACCGCCACCTTCAGCAACACCACGGCGAGCGGCTGGCAGACGGTGAACTTTGCAACACCCGTCACCATCGCCGCCAACACAACCTATGTCGCCTCCTACCACACAACAGGCGCCTACGTGGCGACCAACAATTTTTATACGGCCGCAGTCACCAACGGTCCGTTGACGGCTCCGTCGAGTGCCGCCGCCGGCGGCAACGGCGTCTACCGTTATGGCGGATCCGCCACCACAGGCATTTTCCCGAATGCCACCTATAATGCTGCCAACTATTTTGCTGATGTGGTTTTCCGTCCCTCGTCCCCGAACACGACGCCGACGGCAGTTGCCGATGCCGGGGATGCGACGGAGAAGGGCGGCGTTGCCAACGGCTCGGGCGGCGTGGTGGCCAGCGGCAACGTCTTGACCAACGACACCGATCCGGATGCCGGCGACACCAAGACGGTGACGGCGGTCCGCTTCGGCACGACATCGGGCACGCTCGGCGCAGCGCTGAACGGCACCTATGGCAGTCTGGTGCTCAATGCATCGGGCGCCTATAGCTATGCCGTCAACGAGTCCAATGCCGCCGTGCAGGCGCTGCGCCAGTCGACCAACACGCTGAGCGATGTCTTCAGCTACACGATGCGTGACACTTCAGGCGCTACCGCCACGGCAAACCTCACCATCACCATCCACGGCGCCAACGACGCGCCGGTGCTCGCCGTCCAGACGGCTGGCCAGAACGCCACCGTCGGCTCCGCCTTCTCCTTCACGCTGCCGACGACCACCTTCAGCGATGTCGACAGCGGCGACACGCTGACCTATGCGGCAACCGCTGCCGATGGCACGGCGCTGCCCTCTTGGCTCACCTTCAATGCCTCGACGCGCACCTTCAGCGGCACGCCGACGGCAACCGGCACCTATGGCGTCCGGGTGACGGCGACCGATCTCGGCGGCCTCGCCGCCAACGAGACCTTCAATATCGCCGTGTCGACATCAGGCAACACGGCGCCGACGGCGGTTGCCGATGCCGGGGATGCGACCGAGAAGGGCGGCGTTGCCAACGGCTCCGGCGGTGTTGCGGCCAGCGGCAACGTCTTGACCAACGACACCGATCCGGATGCCGGCGACACCAAGACGGTGACGGCGGTCAGCTTCGGGGCGACGTCAGGCACGCTCGGCGCAGCGCTCAGCGGCGCCTATGGCAGTCTCGTGCTCAACGCATCAGGCGCCTATAGCTATGCCGTCAACGAGTCCAATGCCGCCGTGCAGGCGCTGCGCCAGTCGACCAACACTCTGAGTGATGTCTTCAGCTACACGATGCGCGACGCTGCCGGCGCCATCGCCACGGCAAACCTCACCATCACCATCCATGGCGCCAATGACGCGCCGGTGCTCGCCGTCCAGACGGCGACCCAGAACGCCACCGTCGGCTCTGCCTTCTCCTTCACGCTGCCGACGACCACCTTCACCGATGTCGACAGCGGCGACACGCTGGCCTATGCGGCAACCGCCGCCGACGGCACGGCGCTGCCCTCTTGGCTGAGCTTCAACGCCTCGACGCGCACCTTCAGCGGCACGCCGACGGCAGCCGGAACCTACGGCGTCAGGGTCACGGCGACCGATCTCGGCGGCCTCGCCGCCAACGAGACCTTCAATATCACTGCGACAGTGGCGCCGGCGACCTACAGCCTGTTCAACGCTTCCAGCACACCGGCCCAGACGAACCTCAACGACGGGCAGCAGCTCGAGCTCGGCGTCAAGTTCCAGTCGAACGTCGCCGGTGATGTCACCGCCATTAAGTTCTACCGCAGCGCCAACGACAACGGTCAAAACGTCGTCGACCTGTGGACTTCCACCGGCACCAGGCTCGCCACCGCCACCTTCAGCAACACCACGGCGAGCGGCTGGCAGACGGTGAACTTTGCAACACCCGTCACCATCGCCGCCAACACAACCTATGTCGCCTCCTACCACACAACAGGCGCCTACGTGGCGACCAACAGATTCTTCACGAATGGTGTCTCGAACGGCCCGTTGACGGCTCCGTCGAGTGCGGCTGCCGGCGGCAATGGCGTCTACGCCTATGGCGGATCCGCAACAACGGGCCTCTTCCCGACCAGCACCTACGATTCGGCAAATTACTATGCCGATGTGGTCTTCCGACCGCAGCTTGCTTCGTGA
- a CDS encoding GTP-binding protein encodes MNRKGRLPVTVLAGFLGAGKTTLLRHVLTNRQGLRVAVIVNDMSEVNIDASLIRDGGCNLSHTTETLVELSNGCICCTLRDDLLTEVRRLAEEGRYDYLLIEGTGIAEPCPIAATFSFRDENGVSLSDFAKLDTMVTVVDAASLLADYSSADLLRDRGLQRDGEDRRTLIDLLVDQIEFADVVVINKISNATEEIRAEVRKTVAALNPDARQVETDFGKVSLASILNTGLFDEAKAAAHPLWHKELYSPGDHVSETEEYGVSSFVYRTRRPFDPTRFRAFLDEPWPGVIRAKGHFWLATRPRHVGLMSAAGAQRRCEPMGLWWAAVPRQDWPSHQQFRQQIERRWDSAWGDRRQELVFIGVDMDETGVRTALDDCLASADPRDWSALEDPFPAW; translated from the coding sequence ATGAACAGGAAGGGCCGGCTCCCGGTGACAGTGCTTGCCGGTTTTCTCGGCGCCGGCAAGACGACGCTTCTCCGCCACGTGTTGACCAACCGTCAGGGCCTCAGGGTCGCCGTCATCGTCAATGATATGAGCGAGGTGAACATAGACGCGAGTCTCATTCGAGACGGTGGCTGCAACCTGTCGCATACGACGGAGACATTGGTCGAACTCAGCAATGGCTGCATATGCTGTACCCTGCGCGACGACCTCCTGACGGAAGTGCGGCGACTGGCCGAAGAGGGGCGATATGATTATCTGCTGATAGAAGGGACCGGCATTGCCGAGCCATGTCCGATCGCGGCAACCTTTTCATTCCGCGACGAGAATGGTGTTTCGCTCTCCGATTTTGCGAAACTTGATACGATGGTGACCGTTGTCGATGCTGCAAGCCTCCTGGCCGACTACAGCAGCGCCGACCTGCTTCGCGATCGCGGCCTGCAGCGGGACGGCGAGGACCGGCGAACACTCATCGATCTGTTGGTGGACCAGATCGAGTTTGCCGATGTTGTCGTGATCAACAAGATCTCGAACGCCACCGAGGAGATCCGCGCGGAAGTCCGCAAGACCGTGGCTGCACTCAACCCGGATGCGCGCCAGGTGGAGACGGACTTCGGCAAGGTTTCTCTCGCGTCCATCCTCAATACGGGCCTCTTCGACGAAGCGAAAGCCGCCGCTCACCCGTTGTGGCACAAGGAACTGTACAGCCCGGGCGACCATGTTTCGGAGACGGAGGAATACGGGGTATCGAGCTTTGTCTATCGAACGAGGCGCCCCTTCGATCCCACGCGGTTTCGAGCATTCCTGGACGAGCCCTGGCCGGGGGTCATCCGTGCCAAAGGCCATTTCTGGCTTGCGACGCGACCGCGTCACGTGGGTCTGATGTCGGCTGCCGGGGCGCAACGGCGCTGCGAACCCATGGGACTTTGGTGGGCGGCCGTTCCCCGACAGGACTGGCCAAGCCATCAGCAGTTTCGTCAGCAGATCGAGCGCCGGTGGGACAGCGCCTGGGGCGACCGTCGGCAGGAGCTCGTTTTCATCGGTGTTGATATGGACGAGACAGGCGTCCGGACCGCGTTGGACGACTGCCTGGCCAGCGCGGATCCGCGGGACTGGTCGGCTCTCGAAGATCCATTTCCGGCCTGGTAG